From Cellulomonas dongxiuzhuiae, the proteins below share one genomic window:
- a CDS encoding phosphatidylinositol mannoside acyltransferase translates to MSVDVARAYHLAWRVGHRLPGGLVRAAMTLGADVAWWRRGSGVRRLEANLARVRPELDSGALRRLSRAGMRSYMRYFGEAFTLRGLTPEHLAARVRVEGMENLRPDLDAGRQVVIALGHMGNWDLAGAWAAAHVAPVTTVAERLEPEELFQEFRAFRESIGLRIVPLTGEGDVFRRLVRVARTGPGLLPLLADRDLTARGLEVDLFGHRARVAAGPAALAVTTGATLVPASITYERLRRARRRAAGGPWGIVVRFHAPVQADPDAPRAERVHALTQAWVDVVAEQIHAHPQDWHMLQRVFVADLDPARDAARRSPGAPPDDGAWTDDGARTDDGAGTDGGAGTDGGDPLDVGSVS, encoded by the coding sequence GTGAGCGTCGACGTCGCCCGTGCCTACCACCTCGCGTGGCGCGTCGGCCATCGGCTGCCGGGGGGTCTCGTGCGCGCCGCCATGACGCTGGGTGCGGACGTGGCCTGGTGGCGGCGGGGCTCCGGCGTGCGGCGCCTCGAGGCCAACCTGGCCCGTGTGCGGCCCGAGCTCGACTCCGGCGCGCTGCGTCGCCTCTCGCGGGCCGGCATGCGCTCCTACATGCGCTACTTCGGCGAGGCGTTCACGCTGCGCGGGCTGACCCCCGAGCACCTCGCCGCCCGTGTCCGCGTCGAGGGCATGGAGAACCTGCGCCCCGACCTCGACGCGGGCCGGCAGGTCGTCATCGCGCTCGGGCACATGGGCAACTGGGACCTCGCCGGTGCCTGGGCCGCCGCGCACGTGGCGCCCGTCACCACCGTGGCGGAGCGGCTCGAGCCCGAGGAGCTGTTCCAGGAGTTCAGGGCCTTCCGCGAGAGCATCGGCCTGCGGATCGTCCCGCTGACGGGCGAGGGCGACGTGTTCCGCCGGCTCGTGCGCGTCGCGCGCACCGGCCCGGGCCTGCTGCCCCTGCTCGCCGACCGCGACCTGACGGCCAGGGGGCTCGAGGTCGACCTGTTCGGGCACCGGGCGCGGGTCGCCGCCGGTCCCGCGGCTCTCGCGGTCACGACGGGTGCCACCCTCGTGCCCGCGTCCATCACCTACGAGCGGCTGCGCCGCGCGCGGCGACGAGCGGCCGGGGGGCCGTGGGGGATCGTGGTCCGCTTCCACGCCCCGGTGCAGGCCGATCCGGACGCGCCGCGTGCGGAGCGCGTCCACGCGCTCACGCAGGCGTGGGTGGACGTGGTGGCCGAGCAGATCCACGCGCACCCGCAGGACTGGCACATGCTGCAGCGCGTGTTCGTGGCCGACCTCGACCCTGCCCGGGACGCGGCGCGGCGGTCCCCGGGTGCACCGCCGGACGACGGTGCCTGGACCGACGACGGTGCCCGGACCGACGACGGCGCCGGGACCGACGGCGGCGCCGGGACCGACGGCGGCGACCCCCTCGACGTCGGGAGCGTGTCGTGA
- the thrS gene encoding threonine--tRNA ligase, translating to MPEQITLTVDGVETPVAQGTTATELFAERRDVVVVRVDGELKDLALPLPDGAVVEAVTIGSPDGLAVLRHSAAHVLAQAVQEVNPKARLGIGPPITDGFYYDFDVETPFTPEDLKAVEKVMGRIVKEGQAFRRWDVTEAEAREVLADEPYKLELIGLKGSASDAAEGASVEVGLGGLSIYQNVRGAGRESETVVWQDLCRGPHLPSTRLIGNGFQITRSAAAYWRGSEKNPQLQRVYGTAWPSKDELKAYLERVAEAERRDHRRLGSELDLFSFPEEIGSGLSVFHPKGGIIRMEMEEYSRRRHVQAGYSFVNTPHITKEQLFQVSGHLDWYADGMYPPMQLDEERDADGHVKRAGQNYYLKPMNCPMHNLIFRSRGRSYRELPLRLFEFGTVYRYEKSGVVHGMTRGRGFTQDDAHIYCTREQMQGELTSLLTFVLDLLKDYGLDDFYLELSTRNPEKSVGSDEVWEEATETLRAVAEASGLDLVPDPGGAAFYGPKISVQAKDAIGRTWQMSTIQLDFNLPERFELEYTAPDGSRQRPVMIHRALFGSIERFFAVLTEHYAGAFPAWLAPVQVLAVPVAEPFEPYLDEVVARLRAQGIRAEVDRSDDRFGKKIRNASTQKIPFVLIAGGEDAEAGAVSFRYRDGRQDNGVPVDEAVERIVSAVRDRVQV from the coding sequence GTGCCCGAGCAGATCACCCTGACCGTCGACGGCGTCGAGACCCCGGTCGCGCAGGGCACGACGGCCACGGAGCTGTTCGCCGAGCGCCGCGACGTCGTCGTCGTGCGTGTCGACGGCGAGCTGAAGGACCTCGCGCTGCCGCTGCCCGACGGTGCGGTCGTCGAGGCCGTGACCATCGGGTCGCCGGACGGCCTGGCGGTGCTGCGGCACTCGGCCGCCCACGTCCTGGCGCAGGCCGTGCAGGAGGTCAACCCGAAGGCCCGGCTCGGCATCGGCCCGCCCATCACCGACGGCTTCTACTACGACTTCGACGTCGAGACCCCCTTCACCCCCGAGGACCTCAAGGCCGTCGAGAAGGTCATGGGCCGGATCGTCAAGGAGGGCCAGGCCTTCCGGCGGTGGGACGTCACCGAGGCGGAGGCCCGCGAGGTGCTGGCCGACGAGCCGTACAAGCTCGAGCTCATCGGCCTCAAGGGCTCGGCGTCGGACGCGGCCGAGGGCGCGTCGGTCGAGGTGGGCCTCGGCGGGCTGTCGATCTACCAGAACGTGCGTGGGGCCGGGCGCGAGTCCGAGACCGTCGTGTGGCAGGACCTGTGCCGCGGACCGCACCTGCCCAGCACCCGGCTCATCGGCAACGGGTTCCAGATCACCCGGTCCGCCGCCGCCTACTGGCGCGGCTCGGAGAAGAACCCCCAGCTGCAGCGCGTCTACGGGACCGCGTGGCCGAGCAAGGACGAGCTCAAGGCGTACCTCGAGCGCGTCGCCGAGGCGGAGCGGCGCGACCACCGCCGCCTGGGCAGCGAGCTCGACCTCTTCTCCTTCCCGGAGGAGATCGGCTCGGGCCTGTCGGTGTTCCACCCCAAGGGCGGGATCATCCGCATGGAGATGGAGGAGTACTCGCGCCGCCGCCACGTGCAGGCGGGGTACTCGTTCGTCAACACGCCGCACATCACCAAGGAGCAGCTGTTCCAGGTGTCGGGCCACCTCGACTGGTACGCCGACGGCATGTACCCGCCGATGCAGCTGGACGAGGAGCGCGACGCCGACGGGCACGTGAAGCGGGCGGGGCAGAACTACTACCTCAAGCCCATGAACTGCCCCATGCACAACCTGATCTTCCGCTCGCGCGGGCGCTCGTACCGCGAGCTGCCGCTGCGGCTCTTCGAGTTCGGCACCGTGTACCGGTACGAGAAGTCGGGCGTCGTGCACGGCATGACCCGCGGGCGCGGCTTCACCCAGGACGACGCGCACATCTACTGCACGCGGGAGCAGATGCAGGGCGAGCTCACCAGCCTGCTCACGTTCGTCCTCGACCTGCTCAAGGACTACGGGCTCGACGACTTCTACCTGGAGCTGTCGACGCGCAACCCCGAGAAGTCGGTCGGCTCCGACGAGGTCTGGGAGGAGGCGACCGAGACGCTGCGTGCCGTCGCGGAGGCGTCGGGGCTCGACCTCGTGCCCGACCCGGGCGGCGCGGCGTTCTACGGCCCCAAGATCTCCGTGCAGGCCAAGGACGCCATCGGCCGCACCTGGCAGATGTCGACGATCCAGCTCGACTTCAACCTGCCCGAGCGGTTCGAGCTCGAGTACACGGCGCCCGACGGCAGCCGGCAGCGGCCCGTCATGATCCACCGCGCCCTCTTCGGGTCCATCGAGCGCTTCTTCGCCGTGCTCACCGAGCACTACGCCGGCGCGTTCCCGGCCTGGCTCGCGCCCGTCCAGGTGCTCGCCGTGCCCGTCGCCGAGCCGTTCGAGCCGTACCTGGACGAGGTGGTCGCGCGGCTGCGGGCCCAGGGGATCCGCGCCGAGGTCGACCGGTCCGACGACCGCTTCGGCAAGAAGATCCGCAACGCCTCCACGCAGAAGATCCCGTTCGTGCTCATCGCGGGCGGCGAGGACGCCGAGGCCGGTGCCGTGTCGTTCCGCTACCGCGACGGCCGCCAGGACAACGGCGTGCCCGTGGACGAGGCGGTCGAGCGGATCGTCTCCGCCGTGCGCGACCGCGTCCAGGTCTGA
- a CDS encoding NAD(+) synthase, which translates to MDFLSAYSHGFARVAACTVPVTVADPARNAAAVIDAARACHDDGVAVAVLPELCLSGYAIDDLFLQDTLLDAVRAALDEVVAASRDLRPVLVVGAPLAHGNRVLNVAVVIHRGRVLGVAPKSYVPTYREFYERRWFGPGDDVRGTVTVAGQEAPIGPDLLFAATDVPGLVVHVEVCEDMWVPVPPSATAALAGATVLVNLSSSPITVGRAEDRRLLVRSASARCQAAYVYAAAGAGESTTDLSWDGQTLLYELGELLAEGERFVDGTVVTVADVDLDRVRQERLRMGTFDDNRRTLGMAPAGASHRTVRFTVDPPTGDIGLRRAVDRFPFVPDDPQRLALDCYEAYNIQVSGLEQRLRAVGDAKVVIGVSGGLDSTHALIVAANAMDRLGRPRSDILAFTMPGFATSDVTRSSALALMESLGTTAETLDIRPAARQMLADLGHPAGAGEEVYDVTFENVQAGLRTDYLFRAANQRGGIVLGTGDLSELALGWCTYGVGDQMSHYAVNAGVPKTLIQHLIRWVVSEGHFDEATNEVLLRVVEQEISPELVPAREGEPVQSTESTIGPYALHDFALFQVLRHGTRPSKIAFLAWHAWHDAQAGAWPPAWPDHRRPAYDLPAVRRWLEVFLRRFFASQFKRSALPNGPKVSAGGTMSPRGDWRMPSDASVAAWLAELEAHVPHDLPTHGSA; encoded by the coding sequence GTGGACTTCCTCTCGGCCTACTCCCACGGGTTCGCACGGGTCGCCGCGTGCACCGTGCCCGTCACCGTCGCGGACCCGGCGCGCAACGCGGCTGCCGTGATCGACGCCGCCCGCGCGTGCCACGACGACGGCGTCGCGGTCGCCGTGCTCCCGGAGCTGTGCCTGTCCGGCTACGCGATCGACGACCTCTTCCTGCAGGACACGCTGCTCGACGCCGTGCGGGCGGCCCTCGACGAGGTCGTCGCCGCGTCGAGGGACCTCCGTCCCGTGCTGGTCGTCGGGGCGCCTCTCGCGCACGGCAACCGGGTGCTCAACGTCGCGGTCGTCATCCACCGCGGACGCGTGCTGGGCGTCGCACCCAAGTCCTACGTGCCGACCTACCGCGAGTTCTACGAGCGCCGCTGGTTCGGGCCCGGTGACGACGTGCGCGGCACGGTCACGGTCGCGGGCCAGGAGGCCCCGATCGGGCCCGACCTGCTGTTCGCCGCGACCGACGTCCCCGGCCTCGTCGTGCACGTCGAGGTCTGCGAGGACATGTGGGTGCCCGTCCCGCCGAGCGCGACCGCCGCGCTCGCCGGCGCGACGGTGCTCGTCAACCTGTCGTCCAGCCCCATCACGGTCGGACGCGCCGAGGACCGCCGGCTGCTCGTGCGCTCGGCGTCCGCGCGGTGCCAGGCGGCCTACGTCTACGCGGCCGCCGGTGCGGGGGAGTCGACGACGGACCTGTCGTGGGACGGCCAGACGCTGCTGTACGAGCTGGGGGAGCTGCTCGCGGAGGGTGAGCGGTTCGTCGACGGCACCGTCGTGACGGTCGCGGACGTCGACCTGGACCGGGTGCGCCAGGAGCGGCTGCGCATGGGCACCTTCGACGACAACCGCCGCACCCTCGGCATGGCACCCGCCGGCGCCTCGCACCGCACGGTCCGGTTCACGGTCGATCCGCCGACCGGCGACATCGGGCTGCGGCGCGCGGTCGACCGCTTCCCCTTCGTCCCCGACGACCCGCAGCGCCTCGCGCTCGACTGCTACGAGGCCTACAACATCCAGGTCAGCGGGCTCGAGCAGCGGCTGCGCGCGGTCGGCGACGCCAAGGTGGTCATCGGGGTGTCCGGTGGCCTGGACTCGACGCATGCGCTGATCGTCGCGGCGAACGCCATGGACCGTCTCGGCCGGCCGCGCAGCGACATCCTGGCCTTCACGATGCCGGGCTTCGCGACGTCCGACGTGACGCGCAGCAGCGCGCTCGCCCTGATGGAGTCCCTGGGCACGACGGCCGAGACGCTCGACATCCGGCCCGCGGCCCGGCAGATGCTCGCCGACCTCGGTCACCCCGCCGGTGCCGGCGAGGAGGTCTACGACGTCACCTTCGAGAACGTGCAGGCCGGCCTGCGGACCGACTACCTGTTCCGCGCGGCGAACCAGCGCGGCGGGATCGTGCTCGGCACGGGCGACCTGTCGGAGCTCGCGCTCGGGTGGTGCACGTACGGCGTGGGCGACCAGATGTCGCACTACGCGGTCAACGCGGGCGTGCCCAAGACCCTCATCCAGCACCTCATCCGGTGGGTCGTGTCCGAGGGCCACTTCGACGAGGCCACCAACGAGGTCCTGCTGCGGGTCGTCGAGCAGGAGATCTCCCCGGAGCTGGTGCCGGCGCGCGAGGGCGAGCCGGTCCAGTCGACCGAGTCGACGATCGGCCCGTACGCGCTGCACGACTTCGCGCTCTTCCAGGTGCTGCGCCACGGCACGCGGCCGAGCAAGATCGCCTTCCTCGCGTGGCACGCGTGGCACGACGCGCAGGCGGGTGCGTGGCCGCCGGCGTGGCCGGACCACCGTCGTCCCGCGTACGACCTGCCTGCCGTCCGCCGCTGGCTCGAGGTGTTCCTGCGGCGGTTCTTCGCGAGCCAGTTCAAGCGGTCGGCGCTGCCCAACGGGCCGAAGGTCAGCGCGGGCGGCACGATGTCGCCCCGCGGGGACTGGCGCATGCCGTCGGACGCGTCGGTGGCGGCGTGGCTGGCCGAGCTCGAGGCGCACGTCCCGCACGACCTGCCGACCCACGGGTCCGCCTGA
- the pgsA gene encoding phosphatidylinositol phosphate synthase, protein MLSRLRGVMTRLWTPLADALLRAGVSPDAVTIAGTFAVVVTALWAFPTGHLLLGGLLIAVFTLTDSIDGVMARRSGRSGPWGAFLDSTLDRFGDGAIFAGLVLWYIGAGDSRPDAVLALACLVLGSIVPYARARAEGLGMTAAVGIAERADRLFAVLAATVLVGAGAPDVVMTVVLALLTVASAVTVVQRMATVRRQVRQAAP, encoded by the coding sequence GTGCTGAGCCGACTGCGCGGCGTGATGACGCGGCTGTGGACGCCGCTCGCCGACGCGCTCCTGCGAGCCGGGGTGAGTCCGGACGCCGTGACCATCGCGGGGACCTTCGCCGTGGTCGTCACCGCGCTGTGGGCGTTCCCGACGGGCCACCTGCTCCTCGGCGGGTTGCTCATCGCCGTCTTCACGCTCACCGACTCGATCGACGGCGTGATGGCACGGCGGTCGGGCCGCAGCGGGCCGTGGGGCGCCTTCCTCGACTCGACCCTCGACCGGTTCGGCGACGGCGCGATCTTCGCGGGGCTCGTGCTCTGGTACATCGGTGCGGGCGACTCGCGCCCCGACGCCGTGCTCGCGCTGGCGTGCCTCGTGCTGGGCTCGATCGTGCCCTACGCACGCGCTCGCGCGGAGGGTCTCGGCATGACGGCGGCGGTCGGCATCGCCGAACGGGCCGACCGGCTGTTCGCCGTGCTCGCCGCGACGGTCCTCGTCGGGGCCGGGGCGCCCGACGTCGTCATGACGGTCGTGCTCGCGCTGCTGACGGTGGCCTCGGCGGTGACGGTCGTGCAGCGCATGGCGACCGTCCGGCGCCAGGTCCGGCAGGCGGCGCCGTGA
- a CDS encoding NUDIX hydrolase: MTTPDPQAPGAVPVVPPGAEGDGPAVVLDGGWVPGPDGVLSRSAARVLLLDESDRVLLVRGHDADAPDRSWWFTVGGGIDPGEDARSAAVREVHEETGIRLAADDLVGPVYTRSALFDFAARTCRQHEDLFVARVRSTDVALSRDGWTDVERDVIDELRWWELDALARVEIEVFPAGLAQLVRDVLVWDGTTRHLGLVRE; the protein is encoded by the coding sequence GTGACCACGCCCGACCCGCAGGCCCCCGGGGCCGTCCCCGTCGTGCCACCGGGCGCCGAGGGGGACGGCCCCGCCGTCGTCCTCGACGGTGGCTGGGTGCCGGGTCCGGACGGCGTCCTGTCGCGCAGCGCCGCGCGCGTGCTCCTGCTCGACGAGTCGGACCGGGTGCTGCTCGTGCGCGGGCACGACGCGGACGCCCCGGACCGCTCGTGGTGGTTCACGGTCGGCGGTGGCATCGACCCCGGCGAGGACGCGCGGTCCGCGGCGGTGCGCGAGGTGCACGAGGAGACCGGGATCCGGCTGGCGGCCGACGATTTGGTGGGCCCGGTGTACACGCGCTCGGCGCTGTTCGACTTCGCGGCCCGCACCTGCCGTCAGCACGAGGACCTGTTCGTCGCCCGGGTGCGCAGCACGGACGTCGCGCTCAGCCGGGACGGCTGGACGGACGTCGAGCGGGACGTCATCGACGAGCTCCGGTGGTGGGAGCTGGACGCGCTCGCGCGCGTCGAGATCGAGGTCTTCCCCGCGGGCCTGGCCCAGCTCGTCCGCGACGTGCTCGTGTGGGACGGGACGACCCGGCACCTCGGCCTCGTGCGGGAGTGA
- a CDS encoding glycosyltransferase family 4 protein — protein MRVGLVCPYSFDVPGGVQFHVRDLAEALIARGHEVSVLAPASDDTPVPPYLVAAGRAVPVHYNGSVARMTFGPVTAGRVRRWLAAGQFDVLHLHEPVTPSLGMLALWIADGPVVATFHTSLVRSRPLQMAYPLVRQSLEKISLRIAVSEDARRTLVEHLGGDAVVIPNGVWVDTFAAAGTDPRWTGTPQAPTVAFLGRLDEPRKGLAVLLRAVATVLEAYPGARFLVAGSGETGEDQARDVLGDRASAVEFLGGVSEEDKARLLASADVYCAPQTGGESFGIVLVEAMSAGTTVVASDLGAFARVLDDGEAGVLFRTGDPADLAATLVRVLGDPALRTRVSEHASRVVRRYDWSAVTDQVLAVYEMAVDGANAPVGEDPSSLRGARLIELRRGRS, from the coding sequence CTGCGGGTGGGGCTCGTGTGCCCCTACTCCTTCGACGTGCCCGGCGGCGTGCAGTTCCACGTCCGCGACCTCGCGGAGGCGCTCATCGCCCGCGGTCATGAGGTCTCCGTGCTGGCGCCCGCCTCGGACGACACCCCCGTGCCGCCCTACCTCGTCGCTGCGGGCCGCGCCGTCCCGGTGCACTACAACGGGTCGGTCGCGCGCATGACGTTCGGACCCGTCACGGCCGGCCGGGTGCGCCGCTGGCTGGCCGCGGGGCAGTTCGACGTGCTGCACCTGCACGAGCCGGTCACCCCGAGCCTGGGCATGCTCGCGCTGTGGATCGCGGACGGCCCGGTCGTGGCGACGTTCCACACGTCCCTGGTCCGGTCGCGACCGCTGCAGATGGCGTACCCGCTCGTGCGGCAGTCGCTCGAGAAGATCTCGCTGCGCATCGCGGTGTCGGAGGACGCGCGCCGCACGCTGGTCGAGCACCTGGGCGGCGACGCGGTCGTCATCCCCAACGGCGTGTGGGTCGACACGTTCGCCGCGGCGGGCACCGACCCGCGCTGGACCGGTACGCCGCAGGCGCCGACCGTCGCGTTCCTCGGCCGGCTCGACGAGCCCCGCAAGGGCCTGGCGGTCCTGCTGCGCGCCGTCGCGACCGTGCTCGAGGCGTACCCCGGTGCACGGTTCCTCGTGGCCGGCAGCGGCGAGACCGGCGAGGACCAGGCGCGCGACGTGCTGGGTGACCGCGCGTCGGCCGTGGAGTTCCTCGGCGGTGTCAGCGAGGAGGACAAGGCGCGCCTGCTGGCCTCGGCGGACGTGTACTGCGCGCCGCAGACCGGTGGTGAGAGCTTCGGCATCGTCCTCGTCGAGGCGATGAGCGCCGGCACGACGGTCGTCGCGAGTGACCTGGGCGCCTTCGCACGCGTGCTCGACGACGGCGAGGCGGGCGTGCTGTTCCGCACGGGTGACCCCGCCGACCTCGCGGCGACGCTCGTGCGCGTGCTGGGCGACCCGGCGCTGCGGACCCGCGTGAGCGAGCACGCGTCGCGTGTCGTGCGGCGCTACGACTGGTCGGCGGTCACCGACCAGGTGCTCGCGGTGTACGAGATGGCCGTCGACGGCGCGAACGCGCCCGTCGGCGAGGACCCGTCGTCCCTGCGCGGTGCCCGGTTGATCGAGCTGCGGCGGGGTCGCTCGTGA
- a CDS encoding HIT family protein yields the protein MASSDDVEVESAGAFAGEPDGLDRLWTPHRMAYIGGQDKPADDAPGDGCPFCRIPTLPDEQGLVVHRGEVAYVVMNLYPYNSGHLLVCPYRHVADYTELTEAEVQEVAALTRTAMRVVRQVMTPDGFNLGMNQGQVAGAGIQAHLHQHVVPRWGGDANFLPIVARTRALPALLGDTRAALADAWPVTTKG from the coding sequence GTGGCCTCGTCCGACGACGTCGAGGTCGAGTCCGCCGGTGCCTTCGCGGGTGAGCCGGACGGGCTCGACCGGCTGTGGACGCCGCACCGCATGGCGTACATCGGCGGGCAGGACAAGCCCGCCGACGACGCACCCGGTGACGGCTGCCCGTTCTGCCGCATCCCCACGCTGCCGGACGAGCAGGGGCTGGTCGTGCACCGCGGCGAGGTCGCGTACGTCGTGATGAATCTCTACCCGTACAACTCCGGGCACCTGCTCGTCTGCCCCTACCGGCACGTCGCGGACTACACCGAGCTCACCGAGGCCGAGGTGCAGGAGGTCGCCGCGCTCACGCGGACCGCGATGCGCGTCGTGCGGCAGGTCATGACGCCCGACGGCTTCAACCTCGGCATGAACCAGGGCCAGGTCGCCGGTGCGGGCATCCAGGCGCACCTGCACCAGCACGTCGTCCCGCGCTGGGGCGGCGACGCGAACTTCCTGCCGATCGTCGCGCGCACGCGTGCGCTGCCGGCGCTGCTGGGCGACACCCGGGCGGCCCTCGCGGACGCCTGGCCCGTCACGACGAAGGGATGA
- the pdxT gene encoding pyridoxal 5'-phosphate synthase glutaminase subunit PdxT, translating into MTPTIGVLALQGDVREHVAVLTSLGVDAVGVRRPAELDAVDALVVPGGESTTIDKLLRAFELDGPVRDRLRAGMPAYGSCAGMILLADRIIGGIEGQQTLGGVDITVRRNAFGRQVDSFETDLVIDGITDSAEAPVHAVFIRAPWVEEVGPAATVVGRVADGPAAGRIVAVRQGPLLVTSFHPEVTGDPRVHRLFVQIVRDSL; encoded by the coding sequence GTGACTCCCACCATCGGTGTCCTGGCGCTGCAGGGCGACGTCCGCGAGCACGTCGCCGTCCTGACCTCGCTCGGTGTCGACGCGGTCGGCGTGCGCCGCCCGGCCGAGCTCGACGCCGTCGACGCGCTCGTCGTCCCGGGCGGGGAGTCGACGACCATCGACAAGCTGCTGCGGGCGTTCGAGCTCGACGGGCCCGTGCGCGACCGGCTGCGCGCCGGCATGCCGGCCTACGGCTCGTGCGCGGGGATGATCCTGCTCGCGGACCGGATCATCGGCGGCATCGAGGGGCAGCAGACCCTCGGGGGCGTCGACATCACCGTGCGCCGCAACGCCTTCGGCCGGCAGGTCGACTCGTTCGAGACCGACCTCGTGATCGACGGGATCACCGACAGCGCCGAGGCCCCCGTGCACGCGGTGTTCATCCGGGCCCCGTGGGTCGAGGAGGTCGGCCCGGCTGCCACGGTCGTGGGCCGCGTCGCGGACGGGCCTGCCGCCGGTAGGATCGTCGCGGTGCGCCAGGGCCCGCTGCTCGTGACCTCGTTCCATCCCGAGGTGACCGGGGACCCGCGGGTGCACCGACTGTTCGTTCAGATCGTCCGCGACAGCCTGTGA
- the pdxS gene encoding pyridoxal 5'-phosphate synthase lyase subunit PdxS, protein MTENPQPVAPAGEVGTARVKRGMAEMLKGGVIMDVVTPEQAKIAEDAGAVAVMALERVPADIRAQGGVARMSDPDLIDGIISTVSIPVMAKARIGHFVEAQVLQSLGVDYVDESEVLTPADYAHHIDKWAFNVPFVCGATNLGEALRRITEGAAMIRSKGEAGTGDVSNATTHMRTLRDQIRRLTSLPEDELYLAAKELQAPYELVKEVAAAGKLPVVLFTAGGIATPADAAMMMQLGAEGVFVGSGIFKAGNPAERAAAIVKATTFYDDPDVIAKVSRGLGEAMVGINVDDVPVPHRLADRGW, encoded by the coding sequence GTGACCGAGAACCCCCAGCCCGTCGCCCCCGCCGGTGAGGTCGGAACCGCGCGCGTCAAGCGCGGCATGGCCGAGATGCTCAAGGGCGGCGTCATCATGGACGTCGTCACGCCCGAGCAGGCGAAGATCGCCGAGGACGCCGGCGCGGTCGCCGTCATGGCGCTCGAGCGGGTGCCCGCCGACATCCGTGCGCAGGGCGGCGTCGCGCGCATGAGCGACCCCGACCTCATCGACGGCATCATCTCGACGGTCTCGATCCCCGTCATGGCGAAGGCACGCATCGGCCACTTCGTCGAGGCGCAGGTGCTGCAGTCCCTGGGCGTCGACTACGTCGACGAGTCCGAGGTGCTGACGCCCGCCGACTACGCGCACCACATCGACAAGTGGGCGTTCAACGTCCCGTTCGTCTGCGGTGCGACCAACCTGGGCGAGGCGCTGCGCCGCATCACCGAGGGCGCCGCGATGATCCGCTCGAAGGGCGAGGCGGGCACGGGCGACGTGTCCAACGCGACGACCCACATGCGGACCCTGCGCGACCAGATCCGTCGCCTGACGTCGCTGCCCGAGGACGAGCTCTACCTCGCCGCGAAGGAGCTGCAGGCGCCGTACGAGCTCGTCAAGGAGGTCGCCGCGGCCGGCAAGCTGCCCGTGGTGCTCTTCACCGCCGGCGGCATCGCCACACCGGCCGACGCCGCGATGATGATGCAGCTCGGTGCCGAGGGCGTGTTCGTCGGCTCGGGCATCTTCAAGGCCGGGAACCCCGCCGAGCGGGCCGCCGCGATCGTCAAGGCGACGACGTTCTACGACGACCCGGACGTCATCGCCAAGGTCTCGCGCGGCCTGGGCGAGGCCATGGTGGGCATCAACGTCGACGACGTCCCGGTGCCCCACCGCCTCGCCGACCGGGGCTGGTGA